The following proteins are co-located in the Gossypium hirsutum isolate 1008001.06 chromosome A02, Gossypium_hirsutum_v2.1, whole genome shotgun sequence genome:
- the LOC107935256 gene encoding protein CROWDED NUCLEI 4 isoform X2, translating into MASPFTPGTGRALSITPGSRVSKSSLGDETIWKRLKEAGFDKESIKKRDKAALIAYIAKLEAELSDHQHHMGLLTLEREELASKYEEIKASAEATELMHKRDQAAHISALAEAKKREDGLKKALGVEKECLASIEKALHEMRTESAETKVAAESRLAEARIMIEDAEKKFSEAEAKFRAAESLQTEATFIQRDAKRKLQEVEAREDDLSRRIVLFKKDSDAKEKEINLERQSLSERKKIVQQEHERLLDGQASLNQREEHIFNRMEELNRLEMELEASKAELEKERRALKDDKSNLELTLVSLSKREEAVIEREALLSKKEQELLVSQEKLANKESVIASHENELRTRNSEFEAELELKRRMVEDEIEMKRRAWELKEMDINNKEDQICEREHGLDARLRILAEKEKDVAEKSNLIDVKEKNMSAFEKELELKKAALEKEKEEMSKMKLELQKSLLSLEDKRNQVDHEKEKLEALRSETHELSTLELKLKEELDLVRAQKLELMADVDRLEVERAKFETEWELIDEKREELRKEAARVCKDREEISKYLKDERDRLRSERDVMREQHNKDVESLNREREDFMKKMVTEHSDWFNKIQQERADFLLGIETQKREVENCIEKRREELESSLKEREEAFEREKKNQLDHINALKEIAEKELEQATLEMKRLDAERTEIKLDRERREHEWAELNKSIEELKVQRHKLKQQRELLHADRKEIHFEIEELKKLGDLKAALDNMTVAQMQRSIVELSHLKASERNNLKQQAVLQNVESGSDKNKIFAVNGNGFNSPMAKPDSSPSGSARFSWIKRCSELIFKHTPDKAQMKPEERSLELDGEPKILEVPSEGEVFERTQAGRKRRLDNIPSNGTKKSRQKDASVLEVEDNTHRVHSTEPNVVLDQPELMSYDQSEGGADETNELIVDRVINISEAIHVKETVDDLSNVENIDQLQDTGAKDKSGELLAVPMGNVSQLTIPCQPTEDMLGKGKQKLEDNVTVRPDDKVRTRSRAGLKQLL; encoded by the exons ATGGCGAGCCCGTTCACGCCGGGTACTGGTAGGGCTTTGTCGATAACTCCGGGGTCTAGGGTTTCGAAGAGTTCTCTTGGTGATGAGACGATCTGGAAGCGACTCAAGGAAGCTGGATTCGATAAGGAATCTATCAAGAAGAGAGATAAAGCTGCCCTTATTGCTTATATTGCGAAGCTTGAAGCAGAG CTCTCTGACCACCAACACCACATGGGCCTTCTTACATTGGAAAGAGAGGAATTGGCTTCCAAGTATGAAGAAATTAAAGCCTCTGCTGAAGCAACCGAGCTAATGCATAAACGAGATCAAGCTGCACATATATCTGCTCTGGCAGAAGCAAAAAAGCGTGAGGATGGTTTGAAGAAAGCTTTAGGAGTTGAGAAAGAATGCCTAGCAAGC ATCGAGAAGGCTTTGCATGAGATGCGTACAGAATCTGCTGAAACTAAGGTTGCAGCTGAAAGTAGATTAGCTGAAGCACGTATTATGATAGAGGATGCTGAGAAAAAGTTTTCAGAGGCTGAGGCAAAGTTTCGTGCAGCAGAGTCTTTACAGACAGAAGCTACCTTCATCCAACGTGATGCTAAGAGAAAACTCCAAGAAGTTGAAGCACGTGAAGATGACCTTAGTAGACGAATTGTATTGTTCAAAAAAGA TTCTGATGCAAAAGAGAAAGAGATCAACCTTGAACGGCAATCGCTGAGTGAGAGGAAGAAGATTGTACAGCAAGAACATGAAAGACTACTTGATGGACAAGCTTCCCTGAATCAAAGAGAGGAGCATATTTTCAATAGAATGGAAGAACTAAATCGTCTTGAAATGGAGTTGGAGGCTTCAAAAGCGGAACTTGAAAAGGAACGTAGAGCTTTGAAGGATGACAAATCCAACCTTGAGTTGACTTTAGTTTCTCTATCAAAAAGAGAGGAG GCCGTTATTGAGCGAGAAGCTTTGCTTAGCAAGAAAGAACAAGAGCTGCTTGTTTCTCAAGAGAAACTCGCAAACAAGGAATCT GTCATTGCTAGTCATGAAAATGAATTGAGAACCAGAAACTCTGAGTTTGAGGCTGAGCTTGAGCTCAAGCGCAGAATGGTGGAAGATGAGATTGAAATGAAGAGACGGGCCTGGGAGTTAAAGGAGATGGATATAAATAACAAGGAGGACCAAATTTGTGAAAGAGAACATGGTCTTGATGCTCGATTGAGGATATTAGCAGAGAAAGAGAAGGATGTAGCTGAGAAGTCAAATCTCATAGATgtcaaagaaaaaaatatgagTGCTTTTGAAAAGGAACTTGAGTTGAAGAAAGCTgctttagaaaaagaaaaggaagagatGAGTAAAATGAAACTAGAGCTTCAGAAGTCATTGTTGTCATTGGAAGATAAAAGAAATCAAGTTGATCATGAAAAGGAGAAACTAGAAGCCCTGAGAAGTGAGACACATGAATTATCAACTTTAGAATTAAAACTGAAGGAAGAACTTGATTTGGTTAGGGCTCAAAAATTGGAGCTTATGGCTGATGTTGATAGGTTGGAAGTAGAGAGGGCAAAATTTGAAACTGAGTGGGAGTTGATTGATGAAAAAAGAGAAGAGTTGCGGAAGGAAGCAGCGCGTGTTTGCAAGGATAGAGAAGAAATTTCGAAGTATCTCAAGGATGAGCGTGATAGATTGAGAAGTGAGCGTGATGTGATGCGAGAGCAGCATAACAAGGATGTTGAATCATTGAATCGTGAGAGAGAGGACTTCATGAAAAAGATGGTGACTGAGCATTCTGATTGGTTCAACAAGATTCAACAAGAGCGTGCTGATTTCTTGTTAGGAATTGAAACCCAAAAGAGGGAGGTGGAGAATTGTATTGAGAAAAGGCGTGAAGAATTGGAAAGTTCTTTGAAGGAAAGAGAGGAAGCTTTTGAGcgagaaaagaaaaatcaacttGATCATATTAATGCTCTAAAGGAAATAGCGGAGAAAGAGTTGGAACAAGCTACTCTAGAAATGAAAAGGCTCGATGCTGAGAGGACAGAAATCAAGTTGGATCGTGAGCGAAGGGAACACGAATGGGCTGAGTTGAACAAGTCTATTGAGGAGCTTAAGGTGCAAAGACACAAATTGAAGCAACAGAGGGAATTATTGCATGCTGATAGAAAAGAGATACATTTTGAGATTGAAGAGCTAAAAAAGTTGGGGGACTTGAAAGCTGCTTTGGATAATATGACGGTGGCTCAAATGCAGCGCTCTATTGTAGAACTTAGCCACCTGAAAGCATCCGAAAGAAATAATCTGAAACAGCAAGCTGTCCTGCAAAATGTGGAATCTGGTTCAGataaaaataagatttttgcTGTGAATGGCAATGGATTCAACTCTCCGATGGCAAAACCAGATAGCAGTCCCTCTGGCTCTGCCCGTTTCTCTTGGATCAAGCGCTGCAGTGAATTGATATTCAAACATACCCCCGACAAGGCTCAAATGAAGCCTGAAGAAAGATCGTTGGAATTGGATGGAGAACCAAAGATACTGGAAGTGCCCTCTGAAGGTGAGGTTTTTGAAAGAACTCAAGCTGGAAGGAAAAGGAGACTTGACAACATACCTTCAAATGGCACCAAGAAGAGTAGGCAAAAGGATGCTTCTGTACTTGAAGTAGAGGATAACACTCACCG TGTACATTCAACTGAACCAAATGTAGTGCTGGATCAGCCTGAATTAATGTCATACGATCAAAGTGAAGGAGGGGCTGATGAGACCAATGAGTTGATTGTTGATAGAGTAATTAATATTTCTGAAGCAATCCATGTAAAAGAGACTGTAGATGATTTATCCAATGTAGAAAATATAGACCAGTTGCAGGATACGGGAGCGAAGGATAAATCTGGGGAACTATTAGCGGTACCTATGGGGAATGTTTCTCAACTTACTATCCCTTGTCAG CCAACGGAAGACATGTTGGGAAAAGGCAAACAAAAACTTGAAGACAATGTTACTGTCCGACCAGATGACAAAGTGAGAACCAGATCGAGGGCAGGGCTGAAGCAATTGTTGTAG
- the LOC107935256 gene encoding protein CROWDED NUCLEI 4 isoform X1, translated as MASPFTPGTGRALSITPGSRVSKSSLGDETIWKRLKEAGFDKESIKKRDKAALIAYIAKLEAELSDHQHHMGLLTLEREELASKYEEIKASAEATELMHKRDQAAHISALAEAKKREDGLKKALGVEKECLASIEKALHEMRTESAETKVAAESRLAEARIMIEDAEKKFSEAEAKFRAAESLQTEATFIQRDAKRKLQEVEAREDDLSRRIVLFKKDSDAKEKEINLERQSLSERKKIVQQEHERLLDGQASLNQREEHIFNRMEELNRLEMELEASKAELEKERRALKDDKSNLELTLVSLSKREEAVIEREALLSKKEQELLVSQEKLANKESKVIASHENELRTRNSEFEAELELKRRMVEDEIEMKRRAWELKEMDINNKEDQICEREHGLDARLRILAEKEKDVAEKSNLIDVKEKNMSAFEKELELKKAALEKEKEEMSKMKLELQKSLLSLEDKRNQVDHEKEKLEALRSETHELSTLELKLKEELDLVRAQKLELMADVDRLEVERAKFETEWELIDEKREELRKEAARVCKDREEISKYLKDERDRLRSERDVMREQHNKDVESLNREREDFMKKMVTEHSDWFNKIQQERADFLLGIETQKREVENCIEKRREELESSLKEREEAFEREKKNQLDHINALKEIAEKELEQATLEMKRLDAERTEIKLDRERREHEWAELNKSIEELKVQRHKLKQQRELLHADRKEIHFEIEELKKLGDLKAALDNMTVAQMQRSIVELSHLKASERNNLKQQAVLQNVESGSDKNKIFAVNGNGFNSPMAKPDSSPSGSARFSWIKRCSELIFKHTPDKAQMKPEERSLELDGEPKILEVPSEGEVFERTQAGRKRRLDNIPSNGTKKSRQKDASVLEVEDNTHRVHSTEPNVVLDQPELMSYDQSEGGADETNELIVDRVINISEAIHVKETVDDLSNVENIDQLQDTGAKDKSGELLAVPMGNVSQLTIPCQPTEDMLGKGKQKLEDNVTVRPDDKVRTRSRAGLKQLL; from the exons ATGGCGAGCCCGTTCACGCCGGGTACTGGTAGGGCTTTGTCGATAACTCCGGGGTCTAGGGTTTCGAAGAGTTCTCTTGGTGATGAGACGATCTGGAAGCGACTCAAGGAAGCTGGATTCGATAAGGAATCTATCAAGAAGAGAGATAAAGCTGCCCTTATTGCTTATATTGCGAAGCTTGAAGCAGAG CTCTCTGACCACCAACACCACATGGGCCTTCTTACATTGGAAAGAGAGGAATTGGCTTCCAAGTATGAAGAAATTAAAGCCTCTGCTGAAGCAACCGAGCTAATGCATAAACGAGATCAAGCTGCACATATATCTGCTCTGGCAGAAGCAAAAAAGCGTGAGGATGGTTTGAAGAAAGCTTTAGGAGTTGAGAAAGAATGCCTAGCAAGC ATCGAGAAGGCTTTGCATGAGATGCGTACAGAATCTGCTGAAACTAAGGTTGCAGCTGAAAGTAGATTAGCTGAAGCACGTATTATGATAGAGGATGCTGAGAAAAAGTTTTCAGAGGCTGAGGCAAAGTTTCGTGCAGCAGAGTCTTTACAGACAGAAGCTACCTTCATCCAACGTGATGCTAAGAGAAAACTCCAAGAAGTTGAAGCACGTGAAGATGACCTTAGTAGACGAATTGTATTGTTCAAAAAAGA TTCTGATGCAAAAGAGAAAGAGATCAACCTTGAACGGCAATCGCTGAGTGAGAGGAAGAAGATTGTACAGCAAGAACATGAAAGACTACTTGATGGACAAGCTTCCCTGAATCAAAGAGAGGAGCATATTTTCAATAGAATGGAAGAACTAAATCGTCTTGAAATGGAGTTGGAGGCTTCAAAAGCGGAACTTGAAAAGGAACGTAGAGCTTTGAAGGATGACAAATCCAACCTTGAGTTGACTTTAGTTTCTCTATCAAAAAGAGAGGAG GCCGTTATTGAGCGAGAAGCTTTGCTTAGCAAGAAAGAACAAGAGCTGCTTGTTTCTCAAGAGAAACTCGCAAACAAGGAATCT AAGGTCATTGCTAGTCATGAAAATGAATTGAGAACCAGAAACTCTGAGTTTGAGGCTGAGCTTGAGCTCAAGCGCAGAATGGTGGAAGATGAGATTGAAATGAAGAGACGGGCCTGGGAGTTAAAGGAGATGGATATAAATAACAAGGAGGACCAAATTTGTGAAAGAGAACATGGTCTTGATGCTCGATTGAGGATATTAGCAGAGAAAGAGAAGGATGTAGCTGAGAAGTCAAATCTCATAGATgtcaaagaaaaaaatatgagTGCTTTTGAAAAGGAACTTGAGTTGAAGAAAGCTgctttagaaaaagaaaaggaagagatGAGTAAAATGAAACTAGAGCTTCAGAAGTCATTGTTGTCATTGGAAGATAAAAGAAATCAAGTTGATCATGAAAAGGAGAAACTAGAAGCCCTGAGAAGTGAGACACATGAATTATCAACTTTAGAATTAAAACTGAAGGAAGAACTTGATTTGGTTAGGGCTCAAAAATTGGAGCTTATGGCTGATGTTGATAGGTTGGAAGTAGAGAGGGCAAAATTTGAAACTGAGTGGGAGTTGATTGATGAAAAAAGAGAAGAGTTGCGGAAGGAAGCAGCGCGTGTTTGCAAGGATAGAGAAGAAATTTCGAAGTATCTCAAGGATGAGCGTGATAGATTGAGAAGTGAGCGTGATGTGATGCGAGAGCAGCATAACAAGGATGTTGAATCATTGAATCGTGAGAGAGAGGACTTCATGAAAAAGATGGTGACTGAGCATTCTGATTGGTTCAACAAGATTCAACAAGAGCGTGCTGATTTCTTGTTAGGAATTGAAACCCAAAAGAGGGAGGTGGAGAATTGTATTGAGAAAAGGCGTGAAGAATTGGAAAGTTCTTTGAAGGAAAGAGAGGAAGCTTTTGAGcgagaaaagaaaaatcaacttGATCATATTAATGCTCTAAAGGAAATAGCGGAGAAAGAGTTGGAACAAGCTACTCTAGAAATGAAAAGGCTCGATGCTGAGAGGACAGAAATCAAGTTGGATCGTGAGCGAAGGGAACACGAATGGGCTGAGTTGAACAAGTCTATTGAGGAGCTTAAGGTGCAAAGACACAAATTGAAGCAACAGAGGGAATTATTGCATGCTGATAGAAAAGAGATACATTTTGAGATTGAAGAGCTAAAAAAGTTGGGGGACTTGAAAGCTGCTTTGGATAATATGACGGTGGCTCAAATGCAGCGCTCTATTGTAGAACTTAGCCACCTGAAAGCATCCGAAAGAAATAATCTGAAACAGCAAGCTGTCCTGCAAAATGTGGAATCTGGTTCAGataaaaataagatttttgcTGTGAATGGCAATGGATTCAACTCTCCGATGGCAAAACCAGATAGCAGTCCCTCTGGCTCTGCCCGTTTCTCTTGGATCAAGCGCTGCAGTGAATTGATATTCAAACATACCCCCGACAAGGCTCAAATGAAGCCTGAAGAAAGATCGTTGGAATTGGATGGAGAACCAAAGATACTGGAAGTGCCCTCTGAAGGTGAGGTTTTTGAAAGAACTCAAGCTGGAAGGAAAAGGAGACTTGACAACATACCTTCAAATGGCACCAAGAAGAGTAGGCAAAAGGATGCTTCTGTACTTGAAGTAGAGGATAACACTCACCG TGTACATTCAACTGAACCAAATGTAGTGCTGGATCAGCCTGAATTAATGTCATACGATCAAAGTGAAGGAGGGGCTGATGAGACCAATGAGTTGATTGTTGATAGAGTAATTAATATTTCTGAAGCAATCCATGTAAAAGAGACTGTAGATGATTTATCCAATGTAGAAAATATAGACCAGTTGCAGGATACGGGAGCGAAGGATAAATCTGGGGAACTATTAGCGGTACCTATGGGGAATGTTTCTCAACTTACTATCCCTTGTCAG CCAACGGAAGACATGTTGGGAAAAGGCAAACAAAAACTTGAAGACAATGTTACTGTCCGACCAGATGACAAAGTGAGAACCAGATCGAGGGCAGGGCTGAAGCAATTGTTGTAG
- the LOC107935250 gene encoding 1-aminocyclopropane-1-carboxylate synthase CMA101 gives MGLLSRKATCNSHGQDSSYFLGWLEYEKNPYHHLHNPNGIIQMGLAENQLSFDLLETWLAKNPEAVGCKRDGQSIFRELALFQDYHGLPAFKKALVDFMAEIRGNKVSFDPNNIVLTAGATSANETLMFCLAEHCDAFLLPTPYYPGFDRDLKWRTGVEIVPIHCTSSNCFRITASATEEAYQQAQKKNLTVKGILITNPSNPLGTTMTRPELNLLINFITEKQIHLISDEIYSGTVFNSPSFISIIEALKDMNMEKNNRVHIVYSLSKDLGLPGFRVGAIYSNDPTVVSAAVKMSSFGLVSSQTQYLLSVMLSDKKFRNHYIVKNQNRLLKRQRKLVSGLEKLGIRCLESNAGLFCWVDMRHLLSSDTFEAEMELWERIIYDVKLNISPGSSCHCNEPGWFRVCFANMSEDTLELAMQRLKSFVGSIKKHNHQELEKLRKESHVGKWIFRLPFQSFNEQDQR, from the exons atGGGGTTATTGTCAAGAAAAGCCACGTGCAACTCACACGGCCAAGATTCTTCTTACTTCTTAGGATGGCTTGAATATGAGAAAAACCCTTACCATCATCTCCATAACCCTAATGGTATCATTCAAATGGGTCTTGCAGAGAATCAG CTGTCGTTTGATCTTTTAGAGACATGGTTGGCTAAAAACCCAGAAGCTGTAGGGTGCAAGAGAGATGGGCAATCCATTTTTAGAGAGCTTGCTCTTTTCCAAGATTATCACGGCCTTCCTGCATTTAAAAAG GCATTGGTTGATTTCATGGCTGAAATCAGAGGAAACAAAGTGAGTTTTGATCCAAATAACATAGTCCTCACCGCCGGTGCAACTTCCGCCAATGAAACTCTCATGTTCTGTCTTGCTGAACATTGCGATGCTTTTCTTCTTCCTACGCCGTATTACCCGGG ATTCGACAGAGATCTCAAATGGAGAACCGGTGTTGAGATAGTACCGATCCACTGTACCAGCTCCAATTGTTTCCGAATCACAGCATCCGCCACTGAAGAAGcttatcaacaagcacaaaaaaaaaacttaacagtgAAAGGAATCTTAATCACCAACccatcaaaccccttaggcacaACAATGACAAGACCCGAACTAAACCTGCTCATCAACTTCATCACCGAAAAACAAATCCATTTAATCAGTGACGAAATATACTCCGGCACCGTGTTTAATTCCCCAAGcttcataagcataatagaagcTTTAAAAGACATGAACATGGAGAAGAACAACAGAGTTCATATTGTTTACAGCCTTTCTAAAGATCTGGGTCTCCCTGGTTTTCGTGTCGGTGCAATTTATTCCAACGATCCCACCGTCGTGTCCGCCGCCGTGAAAATGTCGAGTTTCGGTCTTGTTTCTTCACAAACTCAGTACCTTCTTTCAGTCATGTTAtccgacaagaaattcaggaacCATTACATTGTTAAaaaccaaaacaggcttttaaaGAGACAGAGGAAACTGGTTTCCGGCCTGGAAAAATTGGGGATTCGTTGCTTAGAAAGCAATGCTGGGTTGTTTTGTTGGGTTGATATGAGACATCTTTTAAGCTCCGACACGTTTGAAGCTGAAATGGAGCTTTGGGAAAGGATAATTTACGATGTTAAACTCAACATTTCTCCTGGTTCTTCGTGCCATTGTAATGAACCAGGGTGGTTTAGGGTTTGTTTCGCTAACATGTCGGAAGATACACTTGAACTCGCCATGCAAAGGTTAAAATCCTTCGTTGGTTCCATCAAAAAACATAATCACCAAGAGTTGGAAAAGTTAAGGAAAGAATCCCACGTTGGGAAATGGATTTTCAGGTTACCGTTTCAATCCTTCAATGAACAAGATCAACGATAA
- the LOC107935264 gene encoding probable pectin methylesterase CGR2: MSRRQVSSTRRFVDSGNFPFSGALHSKARSSPILSIALVVVGAILLIGYAYSGSGKFRGEAVSRIEGDYTCSLEVQRAIPFLKKAYGDSMHKVLHVGPDTCSVVSKLLKEEDTEAWGVEPYDIEDVEESCKSLVGKGIVRVADIKYPLPYKPKSFSLVIVSDALDYLSPKYLNKTLLELARVASDGLIIFAGTPGHQKAKVAELSKFGRPAKMRSSSWWIRFFDQISLKENVTAVKKFEQATSKSSYLPACQVFHLNPFH; encoded by the exons ATGTCAAGGAGGCAAGTAAGTTCCACACGCCGCTTTGTTGACAGCGGAAACTTCCCGTTCTCTGGTGCTTTACATTCTAAAGCCCGATCTTCTCCTATTTTATCTATCGCTCTTGTCGTTGTG GGAGCTATCCTTCTCATTGGCTATGCCTATAGTGGTTCAg GTAAATTCCGAGGTGAAGCGGTTAGTCGGATCGAAG GTGACTATACATGCAGTCTAGAAGTTCAGAGGGCAATACCATTTTTGAAGAAGGCATATGGGGACAGCATGCACAAGGTTTTGCATGTAGGACCCGATACCTGTTCAGTTGTCTCTAAACTTTTGAAAGAAGAGGATACTGAAGCCTGGGGTGTGGAACCATATGATATAGAGGATGTTGAAGAAAGTTGCAAGAGTCTTGTGGGCAAAGGGATTGTACGTGTGGCAGATATCAAGTACCCTCTTCCCTATAAGCCAAAGTCTTTTTCTCTTGTTATTGTGTCTGATGCACTTGATTACTTATCTCCAAAATACCTGAACAAGACTCTGCTTGAGTTGGCCAGGGTTGCCTCTGATGGTCTCATTATTTTCGCAG GTACCCCTGGTCATCAGAAGGCTAAAGTGGCAGAACTATCGAAATTCGGCCGTCCA GCTAAAATGCGGAGTTCCTCTTGGTGGATTCGTTTTTTCGACCAAATCAGCTTAAAAGAAAATGTAACTGCCGTGAAGAAGTTTGAGCAGGCTACATCAAAGAGTTCATACCTGCCAGCATGTCAAGTATTCCACCTAAATCCATTCCACTGA
- the LOC107935263 gene encoding probable pectin methylesterase CGR2: protein MSRRQVSSTRRFVDSGNFPFSGALHSKSRSSPILSIALVAVGAILLIGYAYSGSGKFRGEAVSRIEGDYTCSLEVQRAIPFLKKAYGDSMHKVLHVGPDTCSVVSKLLKEEDTEAWGVEPYDIEDVEESCKSLVGKGIVRVADIKYPLPYKPKSFSLVIVSDALDYLSPKYLNKTLLELARVASDGLIIFSGTPGHQKAKVAELSKFGRPAKMRSSSWWIRFFDQSSLKENETAVKKFEQATSKSSYLPACQVFHLNPYH, encoded by the exons ATGTCAAGAAGGCAAGTAAGTTCCACGCGCCGCTTTGTTGACAGCGGAAACTTCCCATTCTCTGGTGCTTTACATTCTAAATCCCGATCTTCTCCTATTTTATCTATCGCTCTTGTCGCTGTG GGAGCTATCCTTCTCATTGGCTATGCCTATAGTGGTTCAg GTAAATTCCGAGGTGAAGCGGTTAGTCGGATCGAAG GTGACTATACATGCAGTCTAGAAGTTCAGAGGGCAATACCATTTTTGAAGAAGGCATATGGGGACAGCATGCACAAGGTTTTGCATGTAGGACCCGATACCTGTTCAGTTGTCTCTAAACTTTTGAAAGAAGAGGATACTGAAGCCTGGGGTGTGGAACCATATGATATAGAGGATGTTGAAGAAAGTTGCAAGAGTCTTGTGGGCAAAGGGATTGTACGTGTGGCAGATATCAAGTACCCTCTTCCCTATAAGCCAAAGTCTTTTTCTCTTGTTATTGTGTCTGATGCACTTGATTACTTATCTCCAAAATACCTGAACAAGACTCTGCTTGAGTTGGCCAGGGTTGCCTCTGATGGTCTCATTATTTTCTCAG GTACCCCTGGTCATCAGAAGGCTAAAGTGGCAGAACTATCGAAATTCGGCCGTCCA GCTAAAATGCGGAGTTCCTCTTGGTGGATTCGTTTTTTCGACCAAAGTAGTTTAAAAGAAAACGAAACTGCGGTGAAGAAGTTTGAGCAGGCTACATCAAAGAGTTCATACCTGCCAGCATGTCAAGTATTCCACCTAAATCCATACCACTGA
- the LOC107935262 gene encoding DUF21 domain-containing protein At2g14520 produces MEVEYHCCETGFFIRITIVAGLVLFAGLMSGLTMALMSLSLVDLEVLAESGTPTNSKHAAKILPVVGRQHLLLCTLLICNAAGGSKYETALPIFLDSLVSAWGAILISVTLILMFGEIAPQAVCTRYGLAIGAKVAPFVRVLIWICFPVAYPISKLLDLLLGEGHEALFRRAELKTLVDLHGNEAGKGGELTRDETTIIEGALELSKKTAMDAMTPISETFAININAKLNRDLMKLILEKGHSRVPVFHERIENIIGLILVKNLLTIHPASEVPVKNITIRRIPRVPESMPLYDILNEFQKGHSHMAVVAKQNNKTEHATSELSNKEVKVDINGKKHQKGKCLPSKRSVKKWKGLERNSGRVSSRSKKWGRNFHSEILQFNDDSLPATTGEGEATGIITLEDVIEELFQVNDFFFHEWISQLIFLFYFCTCRRRSLTRQIIAMNINDISIE; encoded by the exons ATGGAAGTTGAGTATCATTGCTGCGAAACAGGGTTCTTCATTAGGATCACTATCGTTGCTGGTCTCGTTTTGTTTGCCGGATTGATGTCTGGTCTCACAATGGCGCTCATGTCTTTGAGCCTCGTTGATCTCGAAGTGCTCGCTGAATCTGGAACACCGACCAATAGCAAACATGCCG CAAAGATACTTCCAGTTGTTGGGAGACAACATTTGCTCCTCTGCACTTTGCTCATCTGCAATGCTGCAGGAGGTTCGAAATATGAAACC GCCCTTCCAATTTTTCTAGACAGCTTGGTGTCAGCTTGGGGTGCAATCCTTATTTCAGTCACCCTCATACTTATGTTTGGTGAG ATCGCTCCGCAAGCGGTTTGTACGCGGTATGGATTGGCGATTGGTGCAAAAGTTGCTCCATTTGTTCGAGTCCTCATTTGGATTTGTTTCCCAGTTGCATATCCAATAAGCAAG CTATTAGACCTTCTCCTTGGAGAAGGACACGAGGCTCTTTTCCGCCGTGCTGAATTGAAGACACTTGTCGATTTGCACGGCAACGAG GCTGGCAAAGGTGGAGAATTGACACGTGATGAGACAACAATCATAGAAGGTGCACTTGAGCTAAGTAAGAAAACAGCAATGGATGCAATGACACCTATATCAGAAACTTTTGCAATTAATATTAATGCCAAGTTAAACAG AGATCTAATGAAGTTGATCCTGGAGAAAGGGCATAGCAGGGTACCCGTTTTCCACGAGAGAATAGAGAACATAATTGGGCTTATTTTG GTGAAGAACTTATTAACCATCCATCCAGCATCTGAGGTGCCTGTTAAAAACATCACTATTCGCAGGATTCCAAG GGTTCCTGAGTCAATGCCTTTATATGACATACTAAATGAGTTTCAAAAAGGTCACAGTCATATGGCTGTTGTTGCAAAGCAGAACAACAAAACAGAGCATGCAACCAGTGAACTGTCAAACAAAGAGGTGAAGGTGGACATCAATGGTAAAAAGCATCAAAAAGGGAAATGCTTACCGAGCAAGAGATCAGTCAAGAAATGGAAAGGCTTAGAACGAAATTCAGGGAGAGTGTCGTCCAGAAGCAAGAAATGGGGAAGGAACTTCCACTCGGAGATACTGCAATTCAACGATGATTCGCTCCCAGCGACCACTGGAGAAGGAGAAGCTACTGGCATTATAACACTGGAAGATGTCATTGAAGAGCTTTTCCaagtaaatgattttttttttcatgaatggatatctcaattaatttttttattttatttttgcacaTGCAGGAGGAGATCTTTGACGAGACAGATCATTGCCATGAACATTAATGATATCTCCATAGAGTGA